From a single Aquincola tertiaricarbonis genomic region:
- a CDS encoding type II toxin-antitoxin system RelE/ParE family toxin has protein sequence MEDPECGDLIKGGGGIRKVRHAVQGRGKSGGVRAIYYWVKDRYQIYMLVVYPKSKKDDLSDQETAILRELVKEL, from the coding sequence GTGGAGGACCCTGAGTGCGGAGACCTCATCAAGGGCGGCGGCGGCATCCGCAAGGTGCGCCACGCGGTGCAGGGCCGAGGCAAGAGCGGCGGCGTGCGGGCCATCTACTACTGGGTCAAGGACCGGTACCAGATCTACATGCTGGTGGTGTATCCGAAGTCCAAGAAGGATGATCTGAGCGACCAGGAGACGGCCATCCTGCGGGAACTGGTCAAGGAGCTGTGA
- the sctU gene encoding type III secretion system export apparatus subunit SctU gives MADKNDGGDKTEQPTPKKLLDARKKGQVPKSKDLTSTVELLVWFGLAVLALGPVTHELGAVMEAALVSIGQPFAVAAPRLAAHALQALLLISAWLLLPVAAVGVLTEFLQAGPVFALDKVKPKLENMNPVEGVKRMFTMDNLVEVAKAVAKTALLLAIGWLVLRSLLPQVALLPLSTRPALVGTALWEVARPVLLWTVVVFVLVAVLDAAYQRWSFTKKMRMSRRDIRQEGKDNEGDPMIKAQRRQAHEEWSQRNSAQAARQANVLVVNPTHVAIAIDYDRETCPVPTLAAKGEDEVARQMREAAEEAGVPILRNVGLARDLLARGEVGELVPADLFDVIAEVILWARSERQRRGSDA, from the coding sequence ATGGCGGACAAGAACGACGGCGGCGACAAGACCGAACAGCCCACACCGAAAAAGCTCCTGGATGCCCGCAAGAAGGGGCAGGTGCCCAAGAGCAAGGACCTCACCAGCACGGTCGAGCTGCTGGTGTGGTTCGGCCTGGCCGTGCTGGCGCTGGGCCCGGTGACGCACGAGCTGGGCGCGGTGATGGAAGCCGCGCTGGTCAGCATCGGGCAGCCCTTTGCCGTGGCCGCGCCCCGGCTGGCGGCGCATGCGCTGCAGGCGCTGCTGCTCATCAGCGCCTGGCTGCTGCTGCCGGTGGCGGCGGTGGGCGTGCTCACCGAGTTCCTGCAGGCCGGGCCGGTGTTTGCGCTGGACAAGGTCAAGCCCAAGCTGGAGAACATGAACCCGGTGGAAGGCGTCAAGCGCATGTTCACCATGGACAACCTGGTGGAGGTGGCCAAGGCGGTGGCCAAGACCGCGCTGCTGCTGGCCATCGGCTGGCTGGTGCTGCGGTCGCTGCTGCCGCAGGTGGCCCTGCTGCCGCTGAGCACACGGCCCGCGCTGGTGGGCACCGCCTTGTGGGAAGTGGCGCGCCCGGTGCTGCTATGGACGGTGGTCGTCTTCGTGCTGGTGGCGGTGCTGGACGCGGCCTACCAGCGCTGGAGCTTCACCAAGAAGATGCGCATGAGCCGCCGCGACATCCGCCAGGAAGGCAAGGACAACGAAGGCGACCCGATGATCAAGGCCCAGCGCCGGCAGGCGCACGAAGAATGGTCGCAGCGCAACTCCGCCCAGGCTGCCCGGCAGGCCAACGTGCTGGTGGTCAACCCCACCCACGTGGCCATTGCCATCGACTACGACCGCGAGACCTGCCCGGTGCCCACGCTGGCCGCCAAGGGCGAGGACGAGGTGGCCCGCCAGATGCGCGAGGCAGCCGAGGAGGCCGGCGTGCCCATCCTGCGCAACGTGGGCCTGGCGCGTGACCTGCTGGCGCGCGGCGAGGTGGGCGAGCTGGTGCCGGCCGACCTGTTCGACGTGATCGCCGAGGTGATCCTGTGGGCGCGCAGCGAGCGCCAGCGGCGCGGGTCCGACGCATGA
- a CDS encoding FliO/MopB family protein: protein MTDTPSLSIQLLSTALALGFVLLLAWVGLRLLKRLQAGRAGSASASAPQVLHSVALGPRERLVSVRHRGREYLLGVTPGAINLIDADVRPAPLEATRPAGAGSDTDTGAP from the coding sequence ATGACCGACACCCCCAGCTTGTCCATACAACTGCTGAGCACGGCGCTGGCGCTGGGCTTCGTGCTGCTGCTGGCCTGGGTGGGCCTGCGCCTGCTCAAGCGGCTGCAGGCAGGCCGCGCAGGCAGCGCATCGGCCAGCGCGCCGCAGGTGCTGCACAGCGTGGCCCTGGGCCCGCGCGAGCGCCTGGTGAGCGTGCGCCACCGCGGCCGCGAGTACCTGCTGGGCGTCACGCCCGGGGCCATCAACCTCATCGATGCCGACGTGCGGCCCGCGCCGCTGGAAGCCACGCGGCCGGCCGGCGCGGGCAGCGATACGGACACGGGCGCACCCTAG
- a CDS encoding sensor histidine kinase → MLPLLGAVAVDGWISWRDATSTASLMQDRLLLGAARIVAEQLQFQDGALPSQVPPAALELFEAGEADRVYYRVTTAAGRIATGYAELALPAGPLQPELPHFFSTQVRGQPVRAVAYLQPVPGEQGLEPVTVAVAQTMNGHAALARSLWARSMGQQALLLALVAGLVLLGLRRVLRPLLALRDAVLAREAGSLQPLAVPAQPAELQPLVAAINDYARRLDQYAGAQRSFLQNAAHQLRTPLTVLTTQVNYALRADGAQRQESLEAIRGTVAHSGRLVNQMLMLSAAEAQAEAGEGAEAPAATDLVPVLQQVLEQLAGQAEARHIDLGFEQEPPGPAWVAATPLALREIATNLVDNALRYTPPGGIVTARVEVAAGEVLLRVEDNGPGIPPEERERVFQRFYRLRDADSAGSGLGLPIVREFAARVGATVSLHDGPGGRGLAVVVRFSAAG, encoded by the coding sequence ATGCTGCCCCTGCTGGGCGCGGTGGCGGTGGACGGCTGGATCAGCTGGCGCGACGCCACCAGCACCGCCAGCCTGATGCAGGACCGCTTGCTGCTGGGCGCGGCCCGCATCGTGGCCGAGCAGCTGCAGTTTCAGGACGGCGCGCTGCCCAGCCAGGTGCCGCCGGCCGCGCTGGAGCTGTTCGAGGCCGGTGAGGCCGACCGCGTGTACTACCGCGTCACCACCGCGGCGGGCCGCATCGCCACCGGCTATGCCGAGCTGGCGCTGCCCGCCGGGCCGCTGCAGCCGGAGCTGCCGCACTTCTTCAGCACCCAGGTGCGCGGACAGCCGGTGCGCGCCGTGGCGTACCTGCAGCCGGTGCCCGGCGAGCAGGGGCTGGAGCCGGTGACGGTGGCGGTGGCGCAGACGATGAACGGCCATGCCGCGCTGGCGCGCAGCCTGTGGGCGCGCAGCATGGGCCAGCAGGCGTTGCTGCTGGCGCTGGTGGCGGGGCTGGTGCTGCTGGGCCTGCGGCGTGTGCTGCGGCCGCTGCTGGCGCTGCGCGACGCGGTGCTGGCGCGCGAGGCAGGCTCGCTGCAGCCGCTGGCGGTGCCGGCCCAGCCCGCCGAGCTGCAGCCGCTGGTGGCCGCCATCAACGACTATGCGCGCCGGCTGGACCAGTACGCCGGTGCGCAGCGCAGCTTCCTGCAGAACGCGGCCCACCAGCTGCGCACGCCGCTGACGGTGCTCACCACCCAGGTCAACTATGCGCTGCGTGCCGATGGCGCACAGCGGCAGGAATCGCTGGAAGCCATCCGCGGCACGGTGGCCCATTCGGGCCGGCTGGTGAACCAGATGCTGATGCTGAGCGCCGCCGAAGCGCAGGCCGAAGCAGGCGAGGGTGCCGAGGCGCCTGCCGCCACCGACCTGGTGCCGGTGCTGCAGCAGGTGCTGGAACAGCTGGCCGGCCAGGCCGAGGCGCGGCACATCGACCTGGGCTTCGAGCAGGAGCCGCCGGGCCCGGCCTGGGTGGCGGCCACGCCGCTGGCGCTGCGCGAGATCGCCACCAACCTGGTGGACAACGCGCTGCGCTACACGCCGCCCGGCGGCATCGTCACCGCGCGGGTGGAAGTGGCGGCGGGCGAGGTGCTGCTGCGGGTGGAAGACAACGGCCCGGGCATTCCGCCCGAGGAGCGCGAGCGGGTGTTCCAGCGCTTTTACCGCCTGCGCGATGCCGACTCCGCCGGCAGCGGCCTGGGCCTGCCCATCGTGCGCGAATTCGCGGCCCGCGTCGGCGCCACCGTGAGCCTGCACGACGGGCCGGGTGGGCGGGGGTTGGCGGTGGTGGTGAGGTTCAGCGCGGCTGGTTGA
- the nadS gene encoding NadS family protein — protein MDKTLFEELVGSLKEAQAIAKGQAKPSRRYELSAPDAKAVRERTGLSQSEFAKLMRVSVRTLQNWEQHRRHPTGPAAALLKIVSTAPEVALKSLHG, from the coding sequence ATGGACAAGACGTTGTTTGAAGAGCTGGTGGGCAGCCTGAAGGAGGCCCAGGCCATCGCGAAGGGCCAAGCAAAGCCCTCGCGGCGGTATGAGCTGAGTGCTCCGGACGCCAAGGCCGTGCGGGAGCGCACCGGGCTGTCGCAAAGCGAGTTCGCCAAGCTCATGCGGGTGAGCGTGAGGACGCTGCAGAACTGGGAGCAGCACCGGCGCCACCCCACGGGCCCTGCCGCGGCGCTGCTCAAGATCGTGTCCACGGCGCCGGAAGTGGCGCTCAAGTCGCTGCACGGCTGA
- a CDS encoding DUF6683 family protein has product MIRKRMRRLATGLLVTGLLTGSGAWAQNAFMMDGGAFTNAMMQPQIYDGLRRNMELARGKDWGKEPPARRLASGFASGDFDPQGMDRGRSNASGTSVSRTNTSTIVKPVSASRMPAMLAQAYPEAARPQAERNFKQLLAGYHQIEQRFGVPRYDVAGAVAALLVGSWMAYHQSDFPDEHFAPLVQQMRGIIRRNPDFAAADAQQKQEMYEQLAILGMLTATTQMALKENPDAPNAERAQANLSKAGKGYLEEFLKTDASRVQFTARGLELR; this is encoded by the coding sequence ATGATTCGAAAGCGCATGCGACGGCTGGCCACCGGCCTGCTGGTCACGGGCCTGCTCACCGGCTCTGGCGCGTGGGCGCAGAACGCCTTCATGATGGACGGCGGCGCCTTCACCAACGCGATGATGCAACCCCAGATCTACGACGGCCTGCGGCGCAACATGGAACTGGCACGCGGCAAAGACTGGGGCAAGGAGCCGCCCGCGCGGCGCCTGGCCAGCGGCTTTGCGAGCGGCGACTTCGACCCGCAGGGCATGGACCGTGGCCGCAGCAACGCCAGCGGCACATCGGTTTCGCGCACCAACACCAGCACCATCGTCAAGCCCGTGAGCGCCAGCCGCATGCCGGCCATGCTGGCCCAGGCCTACCCCGAAGCCGCCCGCCCGCAGGCCGAGCGCAACTTCAAGCAGCTGCTGGCTGGCTACCATCAGATCGAGCAGCGCTTCGGCGTGCCGCGTTACGACGTCGCCGGCGCCGTCGCCGCGCTCCTGGTGGGCAGCTGGATGGCGTACCACCAGAGCGATTTCCCGGATGAGCACTTTGCACCGCTGGTGCAGCAGATGCGCGGCATCATCCGCCGCAATCCCGACTTCGCCGCCGCCGATGCGCAGCAGAAGCAGGAGATGTACGAGCAGCTGGCCATCCTGGGCATGCTGACGGCCACCACGCAGATGGCGCTGAAGGAGAACCCCGACGCACCGAACGCTGAGCGCGCGCAGGCCAATCTCAGCAAGGCCGGCAAGGGCTACCTGGAGGAGTTCCTGAAGACCGATGCTTCGCGGGTGCAGTTCACCGCGCGGGGGCTGGAGTTGCGCTGA
- a CDS encoding lytic transglycosylase domain-containing protein: MPQVQAAMASWLGLVAWLAVGSAMAQATEGLACEGWTPAQRAKFRLTADEACARPAMPAPAASAATPAQRQALYLKLFEIDGTAVRALPPVAPVPPKPASVWTPSTQPVPGTAAPLSMKGRPALAPQALRAMQLAPLVDDTARRYDIDPLLLHAIAHVESRHQAQALSPAGARGLMQVMPTTARRFGLQAEAALSDPGANLAVSASYLKLLQRRFDGDLPLVLAAYNAGEGAVERHGRRIPPYAETQGYVQQVMQRYRWLAGFAPQALPALQRVAQP, translated from the coding sequence ATGCCGCAAGTCCAGGCCGCCATGGCGTCGTGGCTGGGCCTGGTGGCCTGGCTGGCCGTCGGCTCCGCCATGGCCCAGGCCACCGAGGGCTTGGCCTGCGAAGGGTGGACACCCGCCCAACGCGCCAAGTTCCGCCTGACGGCCGATGAAGCCTGCGCACGGCCTGCAATGCCTGCCCCGGCAGCCTCCGCCGCCACGCCGGCCCAGCGGCAAGCGCTGTACCTGAAGTTGTTCGAGATCGACGGCACGGCCGTGCGGGCCTTGCCGCCGGTGGCGCCTGTGCCGCCCAAGCCGGCCAGCGTGTGGACGCCGTCCACCCAGCCGGTGCCCGGCACGGCAGCGCCCCTGTCGATGAAGGGCCGCCCCGCGCTCGCACCGCAGGCGCTGCGGGCCATGCAGCTGGCGCCGCTGGTGGACGACACCGCACGCCGCTACGACATCGACCCGCTGCTGCTGCATGCCATCGCGCACGTGGAATCGCGCCACCAGGCGCAGGCACTGTCGCCCGCCGGTGCGCGCGGCCTGATGCAGGTGATGCCCACCACCGCGCGCCGCTTCGGGCTGCAGGCCGAAGCGGCCTTGAGCGACCCCGGTGCCAACCTGGCGGTGAGCGCGAGCTACCTCAAGCTGCTGCAACGCCGCTTCGATGGCGACCTGCCGCTGGTGCTGGCCGCCTACAACGCGGGCGAAGGCGCGGTGGAACGCCATGGCCGCCGCATACCGCCTTATGCCGAGACGCAGGGCTATGTGCAGCAGGTGATGCAGCGCTACCGCTGGCTGGCCGGCTTTGCGCCGCAGGCGCTACCCGCCCTGCAACGGGTGGCCCAGCCATGA